DNA from Rhodobacteraceae bacterium M382:
AATTCGACCGCATCGCCAGTGGCAAAGGCTTTATCGCCGCCTTGGACCAATCCGGCGGCTCCACCCCCAAGGCGCTGGCGCTTTATGGTGTGATGGAAGACGCCTATTCCAATGATGACGAAATGTTCGGGGAAATCCAGAAGATGCGCGCCCGCATCATCACCGCGCCCGATTTCGGCAGCGACAAGATCCTGGGGGCCATCCTGTTCGAAAAAACCATGGACAACGCCATCGACGGTATCCAGGTTCCGGTCTACCTGTGGGAAAAATGCGGTGTTGTGCCGTTCCTGAAGGTCGACAAAGGTCTGGCGGATGAGGCCAACGGTGCCCAAGTGATGAAACCGATGCCCGATCTGGACGCCTTGTTGGCACGTGCCAATGAGGCCGGAATTTTTGGCACCAAAATGCGTTCGGTCGTCAAAGAGGCCAATGCCGACGGGATCAAGGCGGT
Protein-coding regions in this window:
- a CDS encoding fructose bisphosphate aldolase, which codes for MAKDASIQQQQFDRIASGKGFIAALDQSGGSTPKALALYGVMEDAYSNDDEMFGEIQKMRARIITAPDFGSDKILGAILFEKTMDNAIDGIQVPVYLWEKCGVVPFLKVDKGLADEANGAQVMKPMPDLDALLARANEAGIFGTKMRSVVKEANADGIKAVVAQQFEVGQQIVNAGLVPIIEPEVDIHSATKAEAEDILKGEILAALNALPADSKVALKLTIPNQAGLYDDLADHPNVVRVVALSGGYSTDDACEKLAQNTKMIASFSRALTEGLNVAMSADEYNAALGSNIDKIYQASL